A genomic region of Silurus meridionalis isolate SWU-2019-XX chromosome 7, ASM1480568v1, whole genome shotgun sequence contains the following coding sequences:
- the bnip3 gene encoding BCL2/adenovirus E1B 19 kDa protein-interacting protein 3, whose translation MSTDKESLPEENLQGSWVELHFNNGGGGTPKAAVEDQDQSSAHSGDMEKMLLDAQHESGRSSSRGSLPCDSPPRPQTPLHLSRGSEVQSSGEKNSSQSDEDFLERRKEVDNLMKNADWIWDWSSRPENIPPKEFLLKQPKRSSTLSIRNTGVMKKGGIFSAEFLKVFLPSLIVSHILAVGLGVYIGRRITTSSSTF comes from the exons ATGTCGACAGATAAAGAGAGTCTTCCCGAAGAGAATCTACAAG GCTCTTGGGTGGAGCTGCACTTCAATAACGGAGGTGGAGGAACTCCTAAAGCGGCAGTGGAGGATCAGGATCAGAGTTCTGCCCACTCTGGAGACATGGAGAAGATGCTGCTGGACGCTCAGCACGAGTCTGGCAGGAGCAGCTCCAGAGGAAGTTTACCTTGTGACag TCCTCCAAGGCCCCAGACTCCTTTGCACTTGAGCAGAGGCTCAGAGGTCCAGAGCTCAGGAGAGAAAAACAGCTCACAG TCCGATGAAGACTTTctggagagaagaaaagaggtcGACAACCTGATGAAAAACGCGGACTGGATATGGGACTGGTCGAGTCGGCCTGAAAACATCCCACCCaa GGAGTTCTTGCTGAAGCAGCCCAAACGTTCCAGTACCTTGAGCATCAGGAACACTGGCGTAATGAAGAAAGGAGGAATCTTTTCTGCCGAGTTTCTCAAAGTCTTCCTTCCGTCTCTCATCGTTTCTCACATCCTCGCTGTGGGGCTCGG